The Muribaculum intestinale genome includes the window CGACGGGCGTCCACGCAACATGAATGTGGGTCGGTTTATCAACAAGGGATTCGAAATTGATGCCTCATACCTTATCAACAGCCGATGGCATGTGATGGCCAACTACAGTTATCTCCACACCGACGCCGAGGTGCTTTATGCTCCGAAAAACAAGTTGTTCGCCCGAGTGGGATATACCCCTGGGCAGTGGGATTTCTCGGCCGAGGCGGTGAGCATATGGGGGCTGCTGACAGGTGGCCCCGAGAAGAGCGACTATGCCATGGTCAATCTCAGAGGAGCATATACACTCGACCGTAGCGACGGCCCTGTGACCCTCTTTCTGAAACTTGACAATATCAACAACAAGCATTACGAAATCACCTACGGATGTCCGATGCCCGGATTCACCATGATGGGAGGCGTCGACTTCCGTTTTTGACCAATTCGGTTATGGGAATAAAGACAAGACTGTCGATACTCACTTTTTTGCAGTTTGCCGTATGGGGATGCTATCTCGTGTCGTTAGGGCAGTATCTTGGTGCGGCAGGGCTTGGCTCGGGCATACCGTGGTTTTACGCCGCAGGTGGCTTTGCCGCCCTGTTTGCGCCCGCACTGATGGGCGCCGTGGCCGACAGGTTTGTCCCCGCCCAGAGGCTTCTGGGGCTGTGTCATGCCGTGGCTGCGGTGATGATGATGCTCACATGGCACTACGGCTACACGCATCCCCACCCGCGGTTCGCTGTGATTTTTACACTTTTCGCCCTGTCGGAACTGTTTTTCATACCAACGGTGGCGCTGTGCAACTCGGTGTCGTTCGCCCTGCTCAAGAGCCGTGGCCTTGACCCCGTGAGGGCATTCCCCTCGATAAGGGTGTGGGGCACAGTGGGATTCGTGGCCGCAATGTGGACTGTCAACTCCATCTGGACCGACGGAAGTGCCGTGGGCTTTACCCTGTCTGAGAGCAGCCCGCATGCCATGCAGCGCTTTCAGTATACGGTAATGCAGCTTTTCGCCGCCGGCGTGACAGGAGTGGTCACTGCGGTGTATGCAGCCTGCTTGCCTGAGGTGGCGGTGTGCCGACGCAATACTATATCCGGCGACTGGCGTACGTGGCCAGTAGTAGGGTCGCTGCGTCTGCTCGGCGATGCGCGTCTGTTGCCGTTTTTCCTCTTTTCGATGCTTATAGGTGTGGCGTTGCAGATCAACAATGGCTATGTGGCGCCATTCCTCACCCACTTCCGCGGCATGCCGGAGTTTGCCGGCACTTTTGGCGCGAGCAACGCTACATTGCTCTCGTCGCTTTCGCAGATATCCGAGGCGCTGTGGATTCTCCCGGTGGGGTGTGTGCTTGCGCGTGCCGGGGTAAAGCGCACGGTAGCGATGGCCATATTCGCATGGGTTGCCAATTTCGCTCTGTTTGCCATGGGCGACACGGGGCGAGGCATATGGCTGATAGTCGGGGCGATGCTGGTGTATGGCGTGGCGTTCGACTTCTTCAATGTGGCCGGCGCGCTGTTTATCGACCGCCAGGCTCCTGCGTCTGACAGAAGTGCTGCACAGGGACTCCTTATGATGATGACAAAGGGCGTGGGAGCGTCGGTAGGCATGATTGTGGCCGGATGGGTGGTCAACCGGTTCTGTCGATGGGAGATAGCGGCCGACGGTCAACGCTACTTCATGGGCGACTGGAGCACGGTGTGGTGGATATTCTCCGGCTACTGCATGCTTGTGCTGGTGGCGTTTGTGGTATGCTTCAGGATAAGCGGAAGCGACCGAGATTGCCGTGCTTAGGCGGAAATCCCGTAGATGTGTTTATCGTTTGGAGGCGAAGAATGAGCGCATCAGAGAGGCGCACTCCTCAGCAAGCACACCGGATGTAACCGTACACTTCGGATGAAAGGGCGAACGCGACATGATACGGGAGTAGCCCCGTTTCTCATCCGAGGCTCCGTACACCACTCTGCGTATCTGACTCCAGCCGATAGCGCCGGCACACATAGGGCATGGCTCTACGGTGACATAGAGTGTGGCGTCAGGCATATATTTGCCTCCCAGTGTCGATGCGGCCGCGGTAATCGCCTGCATCTCGGCATGGGCTGTGACATCGGAAAGAGTCTCGGTGAGATTGTGTCCTCGGCCGATAATGCGTCCGCCGGCCACTATCACAGCTCCGATGGGTATTTCGTCGGCCTCCATGGCCCGGCGAGCCTCGTCAAGGGCTGCGCGCATCCATCGCTCGTCATCTCCCGTATGGCGTATATCAATAGTCTGTCCCATAATGCATTACAATAAATCGATACGCAGGCCCTCATTGGCGGCTATGGTGTCTGGAAATATGGCACGAGCCTCTGCAAGATGCCCCTCCTCGTCGGCATACTGCTTTGAAAAATGTCCGAGCACAAGGCGCTTTACACCCGCAAGCTGCGCCACCCGTGCGGCTTCGGCGGCTGTAGAGTGGAAACGCATATGGGCTTTCTCGTGCTCGGCGTCGAGGTAGGTGGCCTCGTGGTACAGCACATCCACCCCCTCGACGGCACGGGCCACGGCTTCGCTGAAAACGGTGTCGGAGCAATAGGCGTAGCTCATCGACGGGTCGGCGGGACGTGTCAGCCGCTCATTGGCAATGACTGTACCGTCGGGCTTTACGAAATCGGCCCCGGCCTTTATCGCCTGCATCTCGCGTACCGGCACCTGATGGAATGCCACTGCGTCACCTATGATATGGCGCAACTTGGGTTTCTCCTTGAAAATGAATCCTGTAGTCGGCACACGGTGGATGAGCGGGAAAGCGCGCACCTCAAGCGCATCCGACTCCCAGATGACATCGTTGGTGCCCGGTGCGATGATGTCATACTGTATGTCAAACGGAGTCTCGCGGCAGAAAAAGTCCATTATACGGCGGAATATCGCGGCACCCTCCTTGAAGGTGTGTATGGTGATGGTGCCCCCTTCCTTGCCGGTAAGAGCAAGAGTCGACAGAAGCCCCGGCAGCCCGAGACAATGGTCGCCATGTAGGTGCGACAGAAATATGTGAGACAGGCGCGAATACTTCAGACGCGCACGCCGCATCGACAGCTGGGCGCCCTCGCCGCAGTCGACCATCATCAGATTGTTGCGGAAGTCAATCACCTGGCAGCTGGGCAGATGCCTGAGGGTAGGAGTAGCGGAGCCACATCCGAGATAATTTATTTGAAATTGTGCCATACCTAAAATTTATCGTTGTCAATGCCGCTGACAGGTGCCGGGCCCATCGACAATCGGTAAAGAGGCTGCAAAGTTACGAAAAAAATGTCGCCGGCACACACATATATGCCGGCGACACCACTATAGTCGAGATTGATTAAAACACTACTTTCTCAGCCTTGGAGCCTATGCGCTTTATGTAAAGCGAGCCCTTTACCGGATTGGCCGTCACGCGTCCCGTCAGGTCGTAGTACACCGGGGCCGACATGCCGCCTTCGGTATCCTCCTCCACATCCTCGATTGCCGAGGTGGCGGGGAGCACAAAATTCATACGTGCGTTGCGGTTGACCACATATGCATTGGGATTGCCATGCTCGTAGAATACCAGACTGTTGGCCGGGAATGATATCACACCATTCTTCAGTGTGCCGTAAAGGTTTCCCGCCGGGCATCCGAGCGATTCATTGAATGTCGGCAGCGACTCCACAATGCCATATCCGGCAAAGGTGACGTTGACACCGAGATTGGAACTGCGCATCACCACCTTGTCGGGGTCAGAGGCGTCAATCTCAATGTAGTGGGTGTGGTAGTGGCGGTCGAGATGCAGGTTGAAGCGCGTATAGTACTCCCAGCTCGTGTAGTAGGGATTCTTCAGACGGTAAAGACCGGGATTCTTGATGTTGCGCTCTATTATCACCTTGTGCGACTGTGTGAACGGTATCACCGACTCATACGCCGAGCCATAGATATCGTCGGAGTAATCTACCGTGCCGATATCCTCCCATGCCGACTTGTCGTCGTTGTATACGAAGAAGTTGCTCACCTTGCTTGCGGCCACATTGCCGTCGGCGTCAAGCAGGATTACGAAGAATGTGTACATGCCGTCGGAGAGACTGTAGCTCTGCTCGCCGCCGGTCAGTTCCTTGCCGGTCTTTGCCACCGACGCGATATTCTCCTCACTGCCTGCATAGAATCCCTTGTATACCCCGCCTACCGCTTTGGCCGCAGAGGCGCCATAAGTGAGTGTAAACTCCACGTCGGAGCTCACCTGGCAGAAATCGAGCGAATAGTGTATGGAG containing:
- a CDS encoding MFS transporter, with product MGIKTRLSILTFLQFAVWGCYLVSLGQYLGAAGLGSGIPWFYAAGGFAALFAPALMGAVADRFVPAQRLLGLCHAVAAVMMMLTWHYGYTHPHPRFAVIFTLFALSELFFIPTVALCNSVSFALLKSRGLDPVRAFPSIRVWGTVGFVAAMWTVNSIWTDGSAVGFTLSESSPHAMQRFQYTVMQLFAAGVTGVVTAVYAACLPEVAVCRRNTISGDWRTWPVVGSLRLLGDARLLPFFLFSMLIGVALQINNGYVAPFLTHFRGMPEFAGTFGASNATLLSSLSQISEALWILPVGCVLARAGVKRTVAMAIFAWVANFALFAMGDTGRGIWLIVGAMLVYGVAFDFFNVAGALFIDRQAPASDRSAAQGLLMMMTKGVGASVGMIVAGWVVNRFCRWEIAADGQRYFMGDWSTVWWIFSGYCMLVLVAFVVCFRISGSDRDCRA
- a CDS encoding nucleoside deaminase, producing MGQTIDIRHTGDDERWMRAALDEARRAMEADEIPIGAVIVAGGRIIGRGHNLTETLSDVTAHAEMQAITAAASTLGGKYMPDATLYVTVEPCPMCAGAIGWSQIRRVVYGASDEKRGYSRIMSRSPFHPKCTVTSGVLAEECASLMRSFFASKR
- a CDS encoding ribonuclease Z; protein product: MAQFQINYLGCGSATPTLRHLPSCQVIDFRNNLMMVDCGEGAQLSMRRARLKYSRLSHIFLSHLHGDHCLGLPGLLSTLALTGKEGGTITIHTFKEGAAIFRRIMDFFCRETPFDIQYDIIAPGTNDVIWESDALEVRAFPLIHRVPTTGFIFKEKPKLRHIIGDAVAFHQVPVREMQAIKAGADFVKPDGTVIANERLTRPADPSMSYAYCSDTVFSEAVARAVEGVDVLYHEATYLDAEHEKAHMRFHSTAAEAARVAQLAGVKRLVLGHFSKQYADEEGHLAEARAIFPDTIAANEGLRIDLL